A stretch of the Haloarcula ordinaria genome encodes the following:
- a CDS encoding fumarylacetoacetate hydrolase family protein — MRYYRTTVDGRLHLVAFDDETGYDITSAKPAVTDFADLAHVADVAGSTVDDVARGLLDDADVVDVPADESVDVPVGADEVWAAGVTYEISEQAREAESGMPEMYLHVYDADRPEIFFKATPNRVVGPGEAVGIREDSDWNVPEPELGIVLHRGDIVGYTIGNDMSSRSIEGENPLYLPQAKVYDRCCSLGPCVVSAESVSDPHDLTMSMTISDGDEVRYEGETSTGEMVRTCEELVSYLTRHNAVPESAVLLTGTSLVPEEGFTLSPDDQVDITIEGIGRLTNPTTMV; from the coding sequence ATGCGCTACTATCGCACCACTGTAGACGGGCGTCTACACCTGGTCGCATTCGACGACGAGACCGGATACGACATCACATCTGCCAAGCCCGCCGTGACGGACTTCGCGGACCTCGCACACGTCGCGGACGTCGCCGGGTCGACGGTTGACGACGTCGCACGGGGGCTCTTGGACGACGCAGATGTCGTGGACGTCCCCGCCGACGAGTCCGTCGACGTGCCCGTCGGCGCAGACGAGGTGTGGGCGGCTGGCGTCACCTACGAGATCAGCGAACAGGCCCGCGAAGCCGAAAGCGGGATGCCGGAGATGTACCTCCACGTCTACGACGCAGACCGACCGGAGATATTCTTCAAGGCGACACCCAACCGCGTGGTCGGGCCGGGTGAGGCGGTTGGCATCAGGGAAGATTCGGACTGGAACGTCCCCGAACCGGAGCTGGGCATCGTCCTCCACCGGGGCGACATCGTCGGCTACACCATCGGCAACGACATGAGCAGTCGGTCTATCGAGGGCGAGAACCCGCTCTATCTCCCGCAGGCGAAGGTCTACGACCGGTGCTGCTCGCTCGGCCCGTGTGTCGTCTCCGCGGAGTCGGTCAGTGACCCCCACGACCTCACGATGTCGATGACCATCTCGGACGGCGACGAGGTCCGCTACGAGGGGGAGACCTCGACCGGCGAGATGGTCCGGACCTGCGAGGAGCTGGTCTCGTATCTCACCCGGCACAACGCGGTCCCCGAGTCGGCGGTACTCCTGACCGGTACCTCGCTGGTCCCCGAGGAAGGGTTCACCCTGTCGCCCGACGACCAGGTCGACATCACCATCGAGGGTATCGGTCGCCTGACCAACCCGACGACGATGGTCTGA
- a CDS encoding D-2-hydroxyacid dehydrogenase — MTPDDVDILVLRSGPHGMPSEDYARELSQRLPDANVFHAATPEAERAAIKFARVVTSTRISTALLDQADNLELFAGAAAGYDHLPLDTFREMGVTVTNASGVHGPNIAEQVLGFVLMFTRRLDEAVRRSQRGEWRHFQAHELAGSTVTVVGLGAIGTAVVERLQGFDVETVGVRYTPEKGGPTDEVVGFEPAAFNRALARTDYLVLACPLTETTRGLLGDAEFDTLPPDAVVVNVGRGGLVDTPALVSAVQGNRIRGAALDVTDPEPLPADHALWDYENVLVTPHNAGHSPKYYERLADIVAGNVRRLDDGEAVGDLENVVLDPTE; from the coding sequence ATGACGCCGGACGACGTCGATATCCTCGTCCTCCGGAGTGGTCCCCACGGGATGCCGAGCGAGGACTACGCCCGCGAACTCTCCCAACGGCTTCCGGACGCCAACGTGTTCCACGCGGCGACGCCGGAAGCGGAGCGAGCGGCCATCAAGTTCGCCCGTGTCGTGACCAGCACCCGTATCTCGACGGCCCTCCTCGACCAGGCCGACAACCTGGAACTGTTCGCCGGGGCCGCCGCGGGCTACGACCACCTCCCGCTCGACACCTTCCGCGAGATGGGCGTCACCGTGACCAACGCCTCCGGCGTCCACGGCCCCAACATCGCCGAACAGGTCCTGGGCTTCGTGCTCATGTTCACCCGCCGTCTCGACGAGGCCGTTCGGCGGTCCCAGCGCGGGGAGTGGCGACACTTCCAGGCCCACGAGCTCGCCGGGAGTACCGTCACCGTCGTCGGCCTCGGTGCCATCGGGACGGCCGTCGTCGAGCGTCTTCAGGGGTTCGACGTCGAGACCGTCGGCGTCCGGTACACCCCCGAGAAGGGCGGGCCGACGGACGAGGTCGTCGGGTTCGAACCGGCTGCGTTCAACCGTGCGCTCGCACGGACCGACTACCTCGTCCTGGCCTGCCCGCTGACCGAGACGACCAGGGGGCTCCTCGGTGATGCCGAGTTCGACACGCTCCCGCCGGACGCCGTGGTCGTGAACGTGGGTCGCGGCGGCCTCGTCGACACGCCGGCGCTCGTCAGCGCCGTCCAGGGCAACCGAATCCGTGGGGCGGCACTCGACGTGACCGACCCTGAACCGCTGCCCGCCGACCACGCGCTCTGGGACTACGAGAACGTCCTCGTCACGCCACACAACGCCGGGCACTCCCCCAAGTACTACGAGCGACTCGCCGACATCGTCGCCGGGAACGTCCGACGACTCGACGACGGCGAAGCCGTCGGCGACCTGGAGAACGTCGTCCTCGACCCGACGGAGTGA
- a CDS encoding LUD domain-containing protein — MTTGSVAAFERSLAAVDATSTTVTPDEFADALEAAIETPAVGAPLPFDDVSLAETSVTLDPPRSTLQEAACGVTGSPLGIAELGTVAVESTAGGDELISLYPERHVAVVRASDVEPDLTAAFGWLSEQFERGRQSFVFATGPSATGDMGALVRGAHGPATEHVIIIEPHE; from the coding sequence ATGACAACCGGGAGCGTGGCGGCGTTCGAACGGTCGCTGGCGGCGGTCGACGCGACGTCGACGACCGTCACGCCGGACGAGTTCGCGGACGCCCTGGAGGCAGCCATCGAGACACCGGCGGTCGGTGCGCCGCTACCCTTCGACGACGTCTCGCTCGCGGAGACGAGCGTGACCCTCGACCCGCCCCGGTCGACCCTCCAGGAGGCGGCCTGCGGGGTGACCGGGAGTCCGCTCGGCATCGCTGAACTCGGAACCGTCGCGGTCGAGTCGACGGCCGGCGGCGACGAGCTGATCTCGCTGTATCCCGAGCGCCACGTCGCGGTCGTCCGCGCGTCGGACGTCGAACCCGACCTCACGGCGGCCTTCGGGTGGCTGAGCGAGCAGTTCGAACGGGGACGCCAATCGTTCGTGTTCGCGACGGGCCCCAGTGCGACGGGGGACATGGGCGCACTCGTCCGGGGCGCACACGGACCGGCGACGGAACACGTCATCATCATCGAGCCGCATGAGTGA